One genomic window of Stieleria sp. JC731 includes the following:
- a CDS encoding PEP-CTERM sorting domain-containing protein (PEP-CTERM proteins occur, often in large numbers, in the proteomes of bacteria that also encode an exosortase, a predicted intramembrane cysteine proteinase. The presence of a PEP-CTERM domain at a protein's C-terminus predicts cleavage within the sorting domain, followed by covalent anchoring to some some component of the (usually Gram-negative) cell surface. Many PEP-CTERM proteins exhibit an unusual sequence composition that includes large numbers of potential glycosylation sites. Expression of one such protein has been shown restore the ability of a bacterium to form floc, a type of biofilm.), translating to MRILFCIALLFAAVPSVQAELVYDVFYRAAGVDGIGSAVLNVAPDETIRGVEVILRETATNSETSPLGTGGLRGYAIELQSSTPGSFENGAYNSSFQFPATGNDGDTFSAFNFAGGTAGVEVAANTVELSLGTVDLIGPTLGNQIQFSLADFSPSVDNFVLANNVALDDVINFGNTLTLASITAIPEPSSFALIGTLGSVVLLRRRRR from the coding sequence ATGAGAATTCTGTTTTGCATCGCACTGCTTTTCGCAGCAGTCCCTTCGGTTCAAGCCGAACTTGTTTATGACGTCTTCTATCGTGCCGCCGGTGTTGACGGCATCGGTAGCGCCGTGCTGAACGTCGCTCCAGATGAAACGATTCGTGGCGTCGAGGTCATCTTGCGTGAAACCGCAACGAATTCCGAGACGAGTCCGCTTGGAACCGGTGGTTTGCGTGGCTATGCGATCGAGTTGCAGTCCAGTACCCCAGGATCATTCGAGAATGGGGCTTACAACAGCAGCTTTCAGTTTCCAGCGACGGGCAACGACGGCGACACTTTCAGCGCGTTCAATTTCGCGGGCGGAACGGCTGGTGTCGAAGTTGCAGCCAACACGGTCGAGCTGTCGCTCGGGACCGTTGATCTGATTGGCCCAACCTTGGGCAATCAAATTCAGTTCTCACTGGCCGACTTCAGTCCCAGTGTTGATAACTTTGTTCTTGCAAATAATGTGGCACTCGATGACGTCATCAATTTTGGCAATACGCTGACGTTGGCCTCGATCACCGCAATTCCAGAACCGTCGAGCTTCGCCCTGATCGGGACTCTGGGATCCGTCGTTCTGCTTCGTCGGCGTCGCAGATAA
- a CDS encoding choice-of-anchor I family protein, with protein sequence MSPLDFRAIVTDDATDVTRLCLFNMLVRTQTEQNGTTPVKKTNSRRSALLKNVQRIGKRKRRSQTKKLNIQSLEARQLLAANVLDDALTLSADSSINVLTNDTSGSEVQTVSAFQADFDRVAYDPGVNATDWFIPDRPGQPGVPQRSLIAGAVFGGAGNRGDLDLYVDADDQANANDLDTRLDSSFGMALPMLRDNTAVDATGANLGVVQYASEGGGDSWIAMGAAPENNGEISVPVSNAYFPYDAGWVGGTYDSGGGLVAQPSATATAPTVVSVAGNGRFEATVPGVTDSYNEGFLFSVGADNEDNYTRTRPIDGGKWSIAHRDNAAEINGGEEDDINLLYIPRSAQGLIGGVVNGGFDGVSPMRQSFGDFSIQRETDGFWRVSVPGHDVTSGVIIAEAYDLTNEVPVNAYFSYDDAGDGSGDILIRQFAWNSNAETPLNTDFVFFFIPFENTLSPTNTLTVTSVGTDAGSLSNNLSSKGLPLAINADGTIDYQTGASIRALGAGQTDSDTFVYEATDGVDSALGTVTVNWVGVNDAPEVLATPADLVINEDAAATAVDLTALFADVDSGDTLTYSIDTGLSGLLSGQISGTDAMITPSANQFGYSVVTVTATDLAGESVSVSFGVSVVPQNDGVVAVDDTGAVTDKMTAVSIDVLGNDYHPDTTIYSVSAAAISGNVEATGDSNTVWGVAGTTASPNDLTIQSAANLGDVAIGRGGEDLFLSDGVLLGTVADNTTPYSTVETYAAFGSYGFATGVGIGGGERTTPVNAAFFPFAEGWTSGHIAADGSLIGGVGVSQDNIRLVQPGLFEVTIPEANSPYDGMLFAMGGSNDDNIVSVLPGFDNRWLVRQLDSDDDATGFKNAPISFVYIPAGTNGLIGGNAQFQEGSYFMTQSFGDVSVGTDLSGAPLVQVNGYTPEDGVLIAVSSATEYADINGGLTNVPSSQAVFATPSGNGFRVDLRQSGTYNLPGDAGDFQFIFLPYDSPLERFNGLDFAVTSYQTTSALGATISLDGGSFSYDPTNASAAITGLGNGESVEDTFTYTIEDGRGSTSVATVTITVQGENQTPTAYEDVINVNEQDIDGIRLSVLGNDVDPDVEALLGTPSGIPSANLAVDESGIWTVAQTGTGDNSIVIGDFGNSIVEVLHSNDASIDPTQGVVLATIRENFDSPNTSYRLVQAFANGFGGTSLALQQFGADGAANANVSVAYFSFADNWVGGHVDASGMLTSGNGVSSIDISKSDAGRYEVSIPGVTDAAMDGFLFVIGNENADNVASVQAIPGTSRYAIAVRDNTQDFGDGEDGGFSFVFVPRNAQNLVAGTIDPFVEGPNTVTRTVGEYTVERQDVDGGGFEWKLSIPGQTPETGMLVLTNQDDGEIEDNFLSYGDDGEGNFIIRSHDMPNLGRQNQPFSFAFIPFDGLQQPAARPVPGLLSVESVDATTALGSTVAINADGTITYTPSTAVAELYTGDTAVDTFSYTMTDGFGGSSTATVTINIAGYGEAPAVASSAGASYYGIGDLPVGIDGMLSVTPIGDLFADGAVATFELVAGQLPSDQLAIRNEGTDAGQVGVSGTDVTFGGTVVASFVAGSGSSALTITFNSDADEASVEAVLRAVTFEATEPGLTGGLRNVQISFVDGNGMASETQIKEVELGLVYRRSLQQSVDAGYGIYTGVSDAQIRENNPTLVSAPEGDMLVDFDSGGNAAQVLLQFADMFGDGPGQIPSDAIITSANLVVYTDNTGDGGQFFRLAFPFDAATATWDAFGGGIQTDSGEVVGAAQSQIGTSEGGGATGTGEHFVSVLPDVRAWAAGEANNGWVMDGWTNRTDGWAIRSSENGDPTTGPRLEIEWVPAGTQVATFRDGVNDYMGTSDTLISSVNPDQDYSQDGGLFIDYDGSQGRGLIRFDDIIGEAAGQIPAGAKVISARLRTASIANNSQGDGARFYPMLTGWQDTDTYNSLGNGVSIDGVEAADEYTAFAGNANRDPNAQAGFQDWDVTNDLQLWVSGQRDNNGWLFEPWENGTDGWGFETSESSEILYRPQLEVVYTVVESPQITVTGSNSEAIDDGEIFVSPLAGTDFGSVEVSGGTATKTFTVDNPGTVPLNITGASITGDEASAFGFGVTPVFTIIPGGSVSFDVTFDATKQGIHDATIELSTDGVIDGVFTFAIRGNGTGFQALSATPNGATSFAPVGGIDSGLSGAEISAFDPASQRLFVTSGSGLQIVDLSNPASPVLLSTLAPTADGASDDAITSVAVSVAGIVAAAVPGADEQADGHVFFYSAVDGLFLGSVQVGALPDMVTFTPDGMTLLVANEGEPGGDPIVDPAGSVSIVDLSTGVATATVQTADFTSFDGSEDALRAAGVKLTSGNTVSQDVEPEYITVVPDGSVAVVTLQENNAVAIIDLSTATVTDILPLGYKDHAAINAQIDPTNNSPDALTLGSFPVRGLFQPDAIANYIAGGSVYFVTANEGDARDAEETDIQSVTLDPTMFPAAAALQDANSAGELEITNLFGDADGDGDFDVLYSYGARSFSIWNETGDLVFDSGDLLARATDALGLYDDGRSDNKGTEPEGVTIGQIDESTYAFIGMERANATAVFDITDPSNVVLTQILHDTNDVSPEGLTFISAADSPNGSPMLVVSNEVSNSLRVYSIGASVIPEVEGIVINDGGASRSQITSVTVTFNTEVDLAAVENAFTLTNVDSTQEVSGLIVDATHSGGKTIVVLTFDSADALVVNRVGTGVLGNSLIDGNYQLDIAAANVVSGGSAMATDYLFGGQTAADSINDDFFRLYGDASGDGVVDFSDLDNHFAPSFFATEGSPSFDASLDSEGNGVIDFDDLDNGFAPNFFKSRS encoded by the coding sequence TTGTCCGCGGATAGCTCGATCAACGTTTTGACGAACGACACTTCTGGAAGCGAAGTCCAAACTGTTTCTGCATTCCAAGCGGACTTTGATCGTGTTGCTTATGATCCGGGTGTTAACGCAACGGATTGGTTCATTCCGGATCGTCCGGGCCAGCCTGGGGTTCCGCAGCGTTCTTTGATCGCTGGCGCCGTTTTCGGTGGTGCGGGAAACCGCGGTGACTTGGATTTGTATGTCGATGCGGACGACCAAGCCAACGCAAACGACCTCGACACGCGTCTCGATTCCTCGTTCGGTATGGCTTTGCCCATGCTGCGAGACAACACGGCCGTCGATGCGACGGGAGCGAACCTTGGTGTCGTCCAATACGCCAGTGAAGGTGGTGGGGATTCATGGATCGCGATGGGAGCGGCACCGGAAAACAACGGTGAGATCTCTGTTCCCGTTTCCAACGCCTATTTCCCTTACGATGCCGGTTGGGTTGGCGGAACTTATGACAGCGGCGGCGGTCTTGTCGCGCAACCGAGCGCGACGGCCACTGCCCCGACCGTCGTCAGCGTCGCAGGAAACGGACGTTTTGAAGCAACCGTTCCCGGTGTTACCGATAGCTACAACGAAGGGTTCTTGTTCTCTGTCGGTGCGGACAACGAAGACAACTACACCCGCACACGTCCAATTGATGGTGGGAAATGGTCGATCGCACATCGCGACAATGCGGCCGAAATCAATGGTGGCGAAGAAGACGACATCAACCTGTTGTATATCCCACGCAGTGCCCAAGGTCTGATCGGTGGTGTGGTCAACGGAGGCTTTGACGGTGTCAGCCCCATGCGTCAATCGTTTGGCGACTTTTCGATCCAACGCGAAACCGATGGCTTTTGGCGCGTCAGCGTTCCCGGTCATGATGTGACATCAGGCGTCATCATTGCCGAAGCCTACGATCTGACCAATGAAGTTCCAGTCAATGCATATTTCAGCTACGACGACGCGGGCGACGGATCGGGTGACATCCTGATTCGCCAGTTTGCGTGGAACAGCAACGCGGAAACGCCACTGAATACGGATTTCGTATTCTTCTTTATCCCGTTTGAAAACACGCTTAGCCCAACAAACACGCTGACAGTCACATCTGTCGGTACCGATGCGGGCAGTCTCAGTAACAACCTTTCGTCCAAGGGCCTGCCTCTGGCAATCAACGCCGACGGGACGATCGATTATCAAACCGGTGCGTCCATTCGAGCTCTCGGAGCTGGTCAGACCGATTCGGATACCTTCGTCTATGAAGCAACCGATGGAGTCGATTCTGCACTCGGGACCGTCACCGTGAACTGGGTTGGCGTTAACGACGCACCCGAAGTTTTGGCAACACCCGCCGATCTGGTCATCAATGAAGACGCTGCTGCGACGGCAGTCGACCTGACCGCACTGTTCGCGGATGTTGATAGCGGCGATACGCTGACCTATTCGATCGATACCGGACTGAGCGGATTGCTGTCCGGGCAGATCTCCGGCACTGACGCGATGATCACGCCATCGGCTAACCAGTTCGGTTATAGCGTGGTTACAGTGACAGCAACTGACCTTGCCGGCGAATCGGTTTCGGTCAGCTTCGGTGTCTCGGTCGTGCCACAAAACGACGGTGTTGTCGCGGTTGATGACACCGGTGCGGTCACTGACAAGATGACTGCGGTTTCGATCGACGTGTTGGGCAACGATTATCACCCCGATACAACGATCTACTCGGTATCGGCCGCTGCAATCTCAGGCAATGTTGAAGCAACCGGTGATTCCAACACCGTCTGGGGAGTTGCCGGGACGACGGCTTCACCGAACGATCTGACGATTCAAAGTGCCGCAAACCTTGGCGATGTTGCGATCGGGCGTGGGGGCGAAGACCTGTTCCTAAGTGACGGTGTTTTGCTGGGAACGGTTGCTGACAACACCACGCCATATTCAACGGTCGAAACCTATGCCGCGTTTGGAAGCTATGGCTTCGCAACGGGTGTGGGCATCGGTGGTGGTGAGCGAACTACGCCTGTGAACGCGGCATTTTTCCCGTTTGCAGAAGGTTGGACATCGGGTCATATCGCTGCGGACGGCAGCTTGATCGGTGGCGTTGGTGTTTCACAAGACAACATCCGTCTGGTTCAACCTGGCTTGTTCGAAGTCACCATTCCGGAAGCGAATAGCCCCTACGATGGCATGTTATTCGCCATGGGAGGCAGCAACGATGACAACATCGTTTCGGTGCTTCCTGGTTTTGACAATCGATGGTTGGTCCGTCAGTTGGACAGCGATGACGACGCGACCGGCTTTAAGAATGCTCCGATCAGCTTTGTCTATATTCCCGCTGGAACCAACGGGTTGATCGGAGGGAATGCACAGTTCCAGGAAGGGTCATACTTCATGACCCAATCATTCGGTGACGTTTCAGTCGGAACCGATCTGAGCGGCGCACCGCTGGTTCAAGTCAACGGCTACACACCCGAAGACGGTGTTCTGATTGCGGTTTCGAGCGCTACGGAATATGCCGATATCAACGGAGGTTTGACGAACGTCCCATCAAGCCAAGCTGTATTTGCCACACCAAGCGGCAACGGTTTCCGCGTCGACTTGCGTCAATCGGGGACCTACAACTTGCCCGGTGATGCTGGCGACTTCCAGTTTATCTTCCTGCCCTATGATTCGCCGCTTGAGCGATTCAATGGACTGGATTTTGCGGTCACTTCGTACCAAACGACCAGTGCACTTGGCGCGACTATTTCGCTAGACGGTGGTTCGTTTAGCTACGACCCGACCAATGCAAGTGCGGCGATCACAGGGCTCGGAAATGGTGAATCTGTCGAAGATACCTTCACCTACACCATCGAAGATGGACGCGGATCGACTTCGGTTGCCACGGTGACAATCACCGTGCAAGGTGAAAACCAAACGCCGACGGCTTACGAGGATGTGATCAATGTCAACGAGCAAGACATCGACGGCATTCGTTTGTCAGTCTTGGGTAACGATGTTGATCCTGATGTTGAGGCCTTGTTGGGGACGCCCTCGGGAATCCCTTCGGCAAATTTAGCTGTTGACGAATCAGGCATCTGGACGGTCGCCCAGACGGGGACCGGCGACAATTCGATCGTTATCGGTGACTTTGGCAACAGCATTGTTGAAGTTCTGCACAGCAACGATGCATCGATTGACCCGACCCAGGGTGTCGTCCTCGCCACGATTCGTGAGAACTTCGATAGCCCGAACACCAGCTATCGGTTGGTTCAAGCTTTCGCAAATGGATTTGGCGGGACATCACTAGCCCTACAACAATTCGGCGCTGACGGTGCCGCGAACGCCAACGTTTCGGTGGCCTACTTCTCGTTCGCTGACAACTGGGTTGGCGGACATGTCGATGCCAGCGGAATGCTGACGAGCGGCAACGGTGTTTCGTCGATCGACATCTCCAAGTCCGATGCTGGGCGCTACGAAGTATCTATCCCCGGCGTCACCGATGCAGCGATGGACGGCTTCTTGTTCGTGATCGGCAACGAGAATGCTGACAACGTCGCATCCGTTCAAGCGATTCCAGGGACCAGCCGATACGCAATCGCGGTTCGCGACAACACTCAAGACTTTGGCGATGGTGAAGACGGCGGGTTCTCCTTCGTCTTCGTTCCGCGCAATGCACAGAACCTGGTCGCCGGAACGATCGATCCGTTCGTCGAGGGGCCAAACACCGTTACGCGAACCGTTGGTGAATACACCGTTGAACGCCAAGATGTCGATGGTGGTGGCTTCGAATGGAAATTGTCGATCCCAGGCCAAACGCCTGAAACCGGAATGTTGGTTTTGACCAACCAAGATGATGGCGAAATCGAAGATAACTTCTTGAGCTATGGTGACGATGGCGAAGGCAACTTCATCATCCGATCTCATGACATGCCAAACTTGGGCCGTCAGAATCAGCCCTTTAGTTTCGCCTTCATTCCCTTTGATGGTCTGCAGCAGCCAGCCGCACGCCCGGTTCCCGGTTTGTTGTCAGTCGAATCAGTCGACGCAACGACCGCATTGGGATCGACCGTTGCGATCAACGCTGATGGCACAATCACCTACACGCCATCGACTGCTGTTGCCGAGCTTTACACCGGCGACACCGCCGTCGATACGTTTAGCTACACCATGACCGATGGTTTTGGTGGTTCGTCAACCGCAACGGTGACGATCAACATCGCTGGCTACGGTGAGGCTCCTGCAGTCGCAAGTTCTGCGGGTGCTTCTTACTACGGTATCGGTGACCTGCCGGTTGGCATCGATGGGATGCTTAGCGTCACCCCGATCGGCGATCTGTTTGCCGACGGTGCTGTCGCGACATTCGAATTGGTTGCCGGGCAACTGCCTTCGGACCAACTGGCCATTCGTAACGAAGGGACCGATGCCGGCCAAGTCGGCGTCAGTGGGACCGACGTGACCTTTGGCGGAACGGTTGTCGCAAGCTTTGTTGCCGGATCGGGCAGCTCGGCTTTGACGATCACCTTCAATTCCGACGCCGACGAAGCATCCGTTGAAGCTGTTTTGCGTGCGGTAACGTTCGAAGCGACCGAACCAGGGCTGACCGGCGGATTGCGAAACGTGCAAATCAGCTTTGTCGATGGCAACGGCATGGCAAGCGAAACGCAGATCAAAGAAGTCGAGCTTGGCTTGGTTTATCGACGATCGCTGCAGCAAAGCGTTGATGCGGGATATGGCATCTACACGGGAGTTTCGGATGCTCAAATCCGAGAAAACAACCCGACTCTTGTGTCGGCTCCCGAAGGCGACATGCTGGTCGACTTTGACTCCGGCGGAAACGCCGCACAGGTCCTGTTGCAGTTTGCCGACATGTTCGGTGACGGTCCTGGTCAAATCCCCAGTGACGCGATCATCACGTCTGCAAACCTTGTCGTCTATACCGACAACACCGGCGACGGTGGCCAGTTCTTCCGCTTGGCATTTCCGTTTGATGCGGCAACCGCAACTTGGGATGCGTTTGGTGGCGGCATCCAAACCGACAGCGGCGAAGTGGTCGGCGCGGCGCAGTCACAAATCGGAACCTCCGAAGGTGGCGGTGCGACAGGCACCGGCGAACATTTCGTTAGCGTTCTGCCCGACGTTCGAGCTTGGGCTGCGGGTGAAGCGAACAACGGTTGGGTCATGGACGGTTGGACCAACCGCACCGACGGTTGGGCGATCCGCAGCAGCGAGAATGGCGACCCCACAACCGGACCTCGTTTGGAGATCGAATGGGTCCCAGCGGGCACGCAAGTCGCTACCTTCCGCGACGGTGTGAATGACTACATGGGAACCTCGGATACGTTGATCAGCAGCGTCAATCCGGACCAAGACTATTCACAGGACGGTGGCTTGTTCATCGACTACGACGGATCACAAGGCCGTGGCCTCATCCGTTTTGATGACATCATAGGTGAAGCTGCCGGGCAGATCCCTGCCGGTGCCAAAGTCATCTCGGCTCGACTGCGTACCGCCAGCATCGCGAATAATTCGCAAGGAGACGGTGCTCGTTTCTACCCAATGCTGACCGGGTGGCAGGACACCGATACCTACAACAGCCTTGGCAATGGTGTCAGCATCGACGGTGTCGAAGCCGCCGATGAGTACACCGCGTTCGCCGGGAATGCGAACCGGGATCCCAACGCTCAAGCCGGTTTCCAAGATTGGGACGTGACCAACGATTTGCAACTTTGGGTTAGCGGTCAGCGAGACAACAACGGTTGGTTGTTTGAGCCTTGGGAAAACGGAACAGATGGATGGGGATTCGAAACTTCCGAATCCAGTGAAATCCTGTACCGCCCACAGTTGGAAGTGGTCTACACGGTTGTTGAATCACCACAAATTACCGTGACCGGATCGAATTCCGAAGCGATCGACGATGGTGAAATCTTCGTTTCGCCGCTGGCGGGTACTGACTTCGGAAGCGTCGAAGTTTCAGGCGGTACGGCAACAAAGACCTTCACCGTGGACAACCCCGGAACGGTTCCGTTGAACATCACCGGGGCATCGATCACCGGTGACGAAGCGTCCGCATTCGGCTTCGGTGTCACGCCTGTGTTCACGATCATTCCTGGAGGCAGTGTCTCCTTCGACGTGACATTCGATGCGACGAAGCAAGGGATCCACGACGCGACGATCGAGCTTAGCACCGACGGTGTGATCGATGGCGTGTTCACATTCGCCATTCGCGGAAACGGCACGGGCTTCCAAGCTCTGTCGGCAACGCCTAATGGAGCGACTTCGTTTGCACCGGTTGGCGGCATCGATTCTGGACTTAGCGGAGCGGAAATCTCTGCCTTTGATCCAGCCAGTCAGCGTCTGTTTGTGACGTCGGGTTCTGGTTTGCAAATTGTCGACTTGTCAAACCCTGCTAGCCCAGTGTTGCTAAGCACGCTAGCACCGACTGCCGATGGTGCCAGCGACGACGCGATCACTAGCGTCGCCGTCAGTGTTGCCGGGATCGTCGCGGCTGCTGTTCCGGGGGCTGACGAACAGGCCGACGGCCATGTGTTCTTTTACAGTGCTGTCGACGGTTTGTTCCTGGGAAGCGTCCAGGTTGGTGCGTTGCCCGACATGGTGACCTTCACGCCAGATGGCATGACGTTGTTGGTCGCCAATGAAGGCGAGCCCGGTGGCGATCCAATCGTCGATCCGGCCGGATCGGTCAGCATCGTTGACCTTTCGACTGGTGTCGCGACCGCAACGGTTCAGACCGCGGACTTCACCAGTTTTGATGGCAGCGAAGATGCATTGCGAGCCGCCGGGGTGAAGCTGACTTCGGGCAACACGGTCTCGCAAGACGTCGAGCCTGAATATATCACCGTTGTTCCTGACGGAAGCGTTGCCGTGGTGACTCTTCAAGAGAACAACGCGGTGGCGATCATCGATCTGTCGACAGCAACGGTGACGGACATCCTGCCGCTGGGCTATAAGGATCACGCCGCAATCAACGCTCAGATCGACCCGACGAATAACTCGCCAGACGCGTTGACGTTGGGCAGTTTCCCGGTGCGAGGCTTGTTCCAGCCCGACGCGATCGCGAACTATATCGCTGGCGGATCGGTTTACTTTGTCACAGCGAACGAAGGTGATGCCCGCGATGCTGAAGAAACCGACATCCAAAGCGTCACACTTGATCCGACGATGTTCCCCGCTGCGGCTGCACTGCAGGACGCAAACTCGGCGGGCGAATTGGAAATCACCAATCTGTTTGGCGATGCCGACGGTGATGGCGACTTCGACGTGCTGTACTCCTACGGCGCACGGTCATTCTCGATTTGGAATGAAACGGGCGATTTGGTCTTCGATAGTGGTGACCTGCTGGCACGAGCCACTGACGCTCTTGGGCTGTACGACGACGGTCGTAGTGACAACAAGGGCACCGAACCGGAAGGCGTCACGATCGGACAGATCGATGAAAGCACCTACGCGTTCATCGGCATGGAACGCGCCAACGCGACCGCCGTGTTTGACATCACCGATCCAAGCAACGTTGTGCTGACTCAAATCTTGCACGACACCAACGACGTTAGCCCCGAAGGACTGACGTTTATCTCCGCTGCGGACAGTCCCAACGGTTCGCCAATGTTGGTTGTCAGCAATGAAGTCAGTAACTCGCTTCGTGTTTATTCGATCGGAGCATCGGTGATCCCCGAAGTCGAAGGCATTGTCATCAATGACGGTGGTGCTTCGCGATCCCAGATCACATCCGTCACGGTGACGTTCAATACCGAAGTCGACTTGGCGGCAGTCGAGAACGCTTTCACTTTGACGAACGTTGACTCCACACAAGAGGTTTCCGGGCTGATCGTGGACGCGACCCATAGCGGTGGCAAGACGATTGTTGTGCTGACCTTCGATTCGGCTGACGCCTTGGTTGTCAATCGCGTCGGAACGGGAGTTCTCGGGAACTCGCTGATCGACGGCAACTACCAGCTTGATATCGCCGCGGCAAATGTCGTTTCCGGTGGCAGCGCGATGGCGACGGACTACTTGTTCGGCGGTCAGACGGCTGCCGATTCGATCAACGACGACTTCTTCCGTCTCTATGGCGACGCAAGTGGTGACGGAGTCGTTGACTTCAGTGACTTGGACAACCACTTCGCACCAAGCTTCTTCGCAACCGAGGGCAGCCCAAGTTTCGATGCCAGCCTTGATAGTGAAGGCAACGGCGTCATCGACTTCGACGACTTGGACAACGGTTTCGCACCGAACTTCTTCAAGTCACGTTCATAA